The following are from one region of the Stigmatella ashevillena genome:
- a CDS encoding helix-turn-helix transcriptional regulator: MVRTSARLLRVLSLLQSRRFWAGGDLAAELGVTERSVRRDVDRLRTLGYPVHAASGVGGGYQLGAGKELPPLPLEDDEAVAVAVGLRIAATGPVKGLEEAAVRALGKLEQVLPKRLRRRVNALQAVSVRLGDAGPTVNAEALAVIANACRDCELLRFGYGGRDGSASVRSVEPYRLVHTSYRWYLLAYDLEREAWRTFRVDRIGPELGTGRSFKARPLPSEDVAAYVSQAVSTDAYRFRARVTVHAPARVVSEQLSGVAARVESLEEERCLIHTGGDSLEALAFHLGWMGFEFTVHEPKELAEHLRRLSERLARAANGTA, translated from the coding sequence ATGGTCCGGACCTCTGCCCGGCTGCTCAGGGTGCTGTCGCTGTTGCAGTCCCGGCGCTTCTGGGCAGGTGGAGATCTGGCGGCCGAACTGGGGGTGACCGAGCGCAGCGTCCGGCGGGACGTGGACCGGCTGAGAACCCTCGGTTATCCGGTGCATGCGGCCTCGGGCGTCGGAGGGGGCTATCAGCTGGGCGCCGGCAAGGAGCTGCCGCCCCTTCCGCTCGAGGACGACGAGGCCGTGGCCGTCGCGGTAGGCCTGCGCATCGCGGCGACCGGCCCGGTGAAGGGCCTGGAGGAGGCCGCGGTGCGAGCCCTGGGGAAGCTGGAGCAGGTGCTTCCCAAGCGGCTCCGGCGCAGGGTGAACGCGCTTCAAGCCGTGAGCGTGCGGCTCGGTGACGCGGGCCCCACGGTCAACGCCGAGGCACTGGCGGTGATCGCGAACGCCTGCCGCGACTGCGAGCTGCTCCGGTTTGGCTACGGCGGCCGCGACGGTTCGGCGAGCGTGCGCTCCGTCGAGCCCTACCGCCTCGTTCATACCAGCTACCGGTGGTACCTCCTCGCGTACGATCTCGAACGGGAAGCGTGGCGGACGTTCCGCGTTGACCGGATCGGCCCAGAGCTTGGAACCGGGCGCTCCTTCAAAGCCCGTCCGTTGCCGTCCGAGGACGTGGCCGCCTACGTCTCGCAAGCCGTCTCGACGGATGCATACCGCTTCCGTGCGCGCGTGACCGTGCATGCGCCCGCGCGTGTCGTCTCCGAGCAGCTGTCCGGTGTGGCGGCCCGTGTCGAATCTCTGGAGGAGGAGCGCTGCCTCATCCATACCGGCGGGGACAGCCTCGAGGCGCTCGCCTTTCACCTCGGGTGGATGGGATTCGAGTTCACGGTGCATGAACCCAAGGAACTCGCCGAGCACCTGCGCCGCCTGTCCGAACGCCTCGCCCGGGCCGCGAACGGAACCGCGTGA
- a CDS encoding GFA family protein, which translates to MGSVSSTHPSLPTGIQTYKGSCPCGAVRFEVDFEPSAGTTRCNCTFCTKNAWWGINVKPDAFRLLSGGEVLRDYSRSGVSHTQFCGVCGSRPIGYGNIPEMGGEYRSVNANCLDGTDLSGIQVAYLDGLHDTWDLLAVAPYVSPFSAGAHPESRAPQS; encoded by the coding sequence ATGGGTTCTGTCTCCTCCACGCATCCCTCCCTTCCCACGGGCATCCAGACGTACAAGGGCAGCTGTCCCTGTGGCGCCGTGCGCTTCGAAGTCGACTTCGAGCCGAGCGCCGGGACGACCCGGTGCAACTGCACCTTCTGCACCAAGAACGCTTGGTGGGGCATCAATGTGAAGCCGGACGCCTTCCGCCTTCTGTCGGGCGGGGAGGTGCTGCGCGATTACTCGCGCTCGGGGGTTTCGCATACCCAGTTCTGCGGGGTGTGTGGCAGCCGTCCGATCGGGTACGGCAACATTCCGGAGATGGGTGGGGAGTACCGCTCGGTGAACGCCAACTGTCTGGATGGCACAGACCTCTCTGGCATTCAGGTGGCTTACCTCGATGGACTCCACGACACCTGGGATCTGCTCGCCGTAGCACCCTATGTGAGTCCGTTCTCCGCTGGGGCGC